A genome region from Arachis duranensis cultivar V14167 chromosome 8, aradu.V14167.gnm2.J7QH, whole genome shotgun sequence includes the following:
- the LOC107461994 gene encoding transcription factor MYB102-like, whose product MGRVPCCDKNNGLKKGPWTPEEDLKLVHYIQKHGPGNWRSLPKNAGLQRCGKSCRLRWTNYLRPDIKRGRFSFEEEETIIQLHSFMGNKWSAIAARLPGRTDNEIKNYWNTHIRKRLLRMGIDPVTHAPRLDLLDMSSVLRSALGNPSSILNLQGLLVNPELLKLVATASLLSHQTQNLPQLINAGANSDSQQLLNHQFQIPNQTTNVIDLVSNNSFATTPSSYLGENLNVSQQNQVDLLENELLQYINNGSSDQNMGYESVMSTPLSTPTTTPLTSSSTYVNSSNIEQEERDTYCSEVFKLEIPESLDINDFL is encoded by the exons ATGGGAAGAGTACCTTGTTGTGACAAGAATAATGGACTCAAGAAAGGTCCATGGACACCagaggaagatctcaagctTGTCCACTACATCCAGAAACATGGACCTGGAAACTGGAGATCCCTCCCCAAGAATGCCG GTCTGCAAAGATGTGGCAAGAGTTGCCGCCTTAGATGGACAAATTACCTAAGACCTGATATCAAGAGAGGAAGATTCtcctttgaagaagaagaaaccatCATTCAGCTTCACAGCTTCATGGGGAACAA GTGGTCCGCTATAGCTGCGCGATTGCCAGGAAGAACGGACAATGAGATAAAGAACTACTGGAACACACACATAAGGAAAAGGCTGCTAAGAATGGGGATTGATCCGGTTACTCATGCGCCGCGACTTGATCTACTGGACATGTCCTCTGTATTAAGATCAGCTTTAGGGAACCCCTCATCAATTCTGAATCTGCAAGGCTTGTTGGTCAACCCTGAATTGCTGAAGCTTGTAGCCACTGCATCCCTATTATCTCATCAGACACAGAATCTACCACAACTGATCAATGCTGGGGCGAATTCCGATTCTCAACAACTACTGAATCATCAGTTTCAGATACCAAATCAAACCACCAATGTGATTGACTTGGTGAGTAATAATTCATTTGCTACTACTCCTTCTTCATATCTTGGGGAGAATTTGAATGTGTCTCAGCAAAACCAAGTTGATTTGTTAGAGAATGAATTGTTACAGTACATAAACAATGGTAGTAGTGATCAAAACATGGGGTATGAATCGGTTATGTCAACGCCTCTTTCGACCCCAACAACAACGCCTTTGACTTCATCATCAACTTATGTGAATAGCAGCAACATAGAACAGGAAGAGAGGGACACCTATTGCAGTGAGGTTTTCAAATTAGAGATTCCAGAGAGTCTTGATATTAATGACTTCTTGTAA
- the LOC107461989 gene encoding coumaroyl-CoA:anthocyanidin 3-O-glucoside-6''-O-coumaroyltransferase 2-like, with amino-acid sequence MAQMENSSDNINKLVEHQFQVGVVASIENDAKINNKSFPLTFLDIPLAGPIYVKRLFFYRYPFSTNHFYQTTLPYLKRSLSLTLQSFFPLAGNLLCPPPPHKPFIQCTNEDSVAFTVVESSLDFNLLASNNPKSINDLRTLAPNLVGKAMHHDHDSGDDDTLVFPILALKATVFANRGVCIAINYCHVMDDRSCGQFMKSWSSLCGTIIRNGEEVESTLLDKYLPPPPCFDRGVLKDPKGLESIFLNDYFRERQSFKDKVVSQSQTGSLRAEEEEEYVKATIVFGRKEMEGMKRFALNELKKSNRSEAPQYLSSFVVTCAFLWSTLVKTKHRDEEEEEENDAKEDCIRFAADVRERLEYPIAENYFGNCITRCHARLKRKELKGEGGFVNAARVIDKAVNDMKEEPFRGAENWKSTFIKLFVLGNSGLLVAGSHKFGVYDTDFGFGRPVKVEMLHSFRVMSIADTGDTEKGGIEFGMVFTKAEFQCFQHKLQQGLQVFA; translated from the exons ATGGCACAAATGGAAAATTCTAGCGATAATATTAATAAGCTAGttgagcatcaatttcaagttGGTGTAGTCGCATCaattgaaaatgatgccaaaatcAACAATAAGTCTTTTCCCCTCACATTCCTTGACATACCTTTAGCTGGTCCAATCTATGTCAAACGCTTATTCTTCTACAGATACCCTTTTTCCACCAACCATTTTTACCAAACTACCCTTCCATATCTCAAGCGTTCTCTCTCACTCACCCTCCAAAGTTTCTTCCCTCTTGCCGGTAACCTCCTTTGTCCACCACCGCCACACAAGCCCTTCATTCAATGCACAAATGAAGACTCCGTGGCCTTCACCGTCGTCGAGTCTTCCTTGGATTTCAACCTTTTAGCAAGCAACAACCCGAAAAGCATCAATGATTTGCGTACCTTGGCTCCCAATCTGGTAGGCAAAGCCATGCATCATGATCATGATAGTGGTGACGATGACACACTCGTGTTTCCAATTTTGGCCTTGAAAGCCACGGTTTTCGCAAACCGTGGCGTTTGCATTGCCATAAATTATTGTCACGTCATGGACGATAGGTCTTGTGGTCAATTCATGAAATCTTGGTCTTCTCTTTGTGGAACAATAATAAGAAACGGTGAAGAAGTTGAATCAACGCTTCTAGACAAGTACCTACCACCACCGCCATGCTTCGATAG GGGAGTGTTGAAGGATCCGAAGGGACTGGAGTCCATTTTCTTGAATGATTATTTCCGCGAGAGGCAAAGTTTCAAGGACAAAGTTGTTAGTCAAAGTCAAACAGGAAGTCTTCGAgcagaagaggaagaggagtaCGTTAAAGCGACAATCGTATTTGGTAGAAAAGAGATGGAGGGAATGAAAAGGTTTGCGCTGAATGAGTTAAAGAAAAGCAATAGAAGCGAAGCGCCGCAATATTTATCATCTTTCGTTGTGACATGTGCTTTTTTATGGAGTACCCTGGTTAAAACAAAACAcagagatgaagaggaagaagaagagaatgatgCGAAAGAGGATTGTATTCGTTTCGCAGCTGATGTTAGAGAGCGTCTAGAGTATCCGATTGCGGAGAATTACTTCGGAAACTGCATAACGAGATGCCATGCAAGGCTGAAGAGGAAGGAGCTGAAAGGGGAAGGTGGGTTTGTGAATGCGGCAAGGGTTATTGACAAGGCTGTAAACGACATGAAGGAGGAGCCGTTTAGGGGTGCGGAGAATTGGAAGTCAACGTTTATCAAGTTGTTTGTGTTGGGGAATAGTGGGTTGCTTGTGGCTGGGTCCCACAAGTTCGGTGTGTATGACACTGATTTTGGGTTTGGAAGGCCTGTTAAAGTGGAAATGCTGCATTCCTTCAGAGTTATGTCAATTGCGGACACTGGTGACACTGAAAAAGGAGGGATTGAGTTTGGGATGGTGTTTACAAAAGCTGAATTTCAGTGTTTTCAACATAAGCTTCAACAAGGACTTCAAGTCTTTGCTTAA